Proteins from one Terriglobales bacterium genomic window:
- a CDS encoding plastocyanin/azurin family copper-binding protein encodes MKRMVAVVLAVFMVTAVALAGTVSGKVSGASGVSVVYVDTIAGKTFPAPEKHVLIDQKGLLFQPHVAVVPVGTTVDFLNSDTVAHNVFWPNVSGDKKAGHNLGTWPKGEKKSFKFDKPGVVPLLCNVHPEMSGYVVVTPTPYYAETDAQGNYKIAEVPDGDYKLVAWHEGTKPGSKQVAVKGDTKADLAVTK; translated from the coding sequence ATGAAACGCATGGTTGCAGTTGTTCTGGCAGTTTTCATGGTTACCGCGGTCGCTCTTGCAGGCACGGTGAGCGGCAAAGTCAGCGGCGCCTCGGGCGTCTCGGTTGTCTACGTGGATACGATCGCCGGCAAGACGTTCCCCGCTCCGGAAAAGCACGTGTTGATCGATCAGAAAGGATTGTTGTTCCAGCCCCACGTCGCGGTCGTTCCGGTGGGAACCACGGTGGACTTCCTCAACAGCGACACCGTGGCACACAACGTGTTCTGGCCCAACGTAAGTGGGGACAAGAAGGCGGGCCATAACCTGGGAACCTGGCCCAAGGGCGAGAAGAAGTCCTTCAAGTTCGACAAGCCGGGCGTAGTGCCGCTGCTTTGCAACGTTCACCCGGAAATGTCCGGTTACGTGGTGGTGACCCCGACCCCGTATTACGCGGAAACCGACGCACAGGGCAATTACAAGATCGCCGAAGTGCCGGATGGTGATTACAAGCTGGTGGCCTGGCACGAAGGGACGAAACCGGGGAGCAAGCAGGTTGCGGTCAAAGGCGACACCAAGGCCGATCTGGCGGTAACGAAGTAA
- a CDS encoding FAD-dependent oxidoreductase yields the protein MEKRFRDKKVDRDWLNTNFPCMMACPAHTNAGRYVSLIAEGRFAEAYQVARDPNPMASICGRVCAHPCETACRRGEIDKPIAIRALKRFLTERYGPESRHRSEYAPVAAEPNGFKVAIIGSGPVGLSAAHDLALLGYSVTILEAAQVPGGMLYLGIPEYRLPRDVVEAQVREILETGDITLKLNHAAGRDFTVSDLRRQGFDAVLIAVGAHRSRDLSIPGVDLDGVHKGIDFLLNVNLGYKFTIGKKVIVVGGGNVAMDVARSAAREVVKQHVEGEIVPSDDNIAAVATREMVDVSLSALRMGAHEVHIVCLEKRHEMPAALEEIEEAESEGIVMHPGFGPKRILGRDGKVAGLETLDTKWVFDQSGRFNPAFLEGSEKQLECDTLIMAIGQSANLDFLRPEDGVQTSPRGLIAVNRETLMTSASGVFAGGDCVFGPRLIIDSVGDGKRAAIAIDEFLRGRKHPEPVIEVSILDRHRMFADFMDIPRQAVPMLPLERRTGVTEVEIGFDEESAMAEARRCLRCWINTVFDGNAEDGTECVLCGGCVDVCPENCLSLVSLDRIGFEPGALEMLRDNAQVFGVELNDIAAEELGVIGGSAMIKDETRCIRCGLCALRCPANTITMEAYRLASAEPSGLIPLQAMDVKPAAEMPRK from the coding sequence ATGGAAAAGCGCTTCCGCGACAAGAAAGTTGACCGGGATTGGTTGAACACCAATTTCCCGTGCATGATGGCGTGCCCGGCGCATACCAACGCCGGGCGCTACGTCTCGCTGATTGCGGAAGGTCGTTTTGCCGAAGCGTACCAGGTCGCCCGCGACCCCAATCCGATGGCTTCCATCTGCGGCCGGGTCTGTGCGCACCCGTGCGAGACCGCGTGCCGGCGCGGCGAGATCGACAAGCCGATTGCGATCCGCGCCCTGAAACGCTTTCTCACCGAGCGCTACGGACCTGAGTCGCGGCATCGCAGCGAGTACGCGCCCGTGGCCGCCGAACCGAACGGGTTCAAGGTTGCCATTATCGGAAGCGGACCCGTCGGCTTGTCCGCCGCCCACGACCTGGCGCTGCTCGGCTACTCGGTCACGATCCTGGAAGCGGCGCAGGTACCGGGCGGAATGCTGTATCTCGGAATACCAGAATACCGGCTGCCGCGCGACGTGGTGGAAGCGCAGGTGCGCGAGATCCTGGAGACCGGCGACATCACCTTGAAACTGAATCATGCCGCGGGCCGCGACTTCACGGTCAGTGATTTGCGGCGCCAGGGTTTCGACGCGGTGCTGATTGCGGTGGGCGCGCACCGCAGCCGCGATCTCTCCATCCCCGGCGTGGATTTGGACGGCGTGCACAAGGGCATTGATTTCCTGCTCAACGTGAACCTGGGCTACAAATTCACGATCGGGAAAAAAGTGATTGTGGTGGGCGGCGGCAATGTCGCCATGGACGTCGCCCGTTCCGCCGCGCGCGAAGTGGTGAAGCAGCACGTCGAGGGTGAGATTGTCCCGTCCGACGACAACATCGCAGCGGTTGCGACGCGCGAGATGGTGGACGTCTCGCTGTCGGCGCTGCGCATGGGTGCGCACGAAGTGCATATCGTGTGCCTGGAAAAGCGCCACGAGATGCCGGCTGCGCTGGAAGAGATCGAGGAAGCCGAGTCGGAAGGCATCGTGATGCACCCGGGGTTTGGCCCCAAACGCATCCTGGGCCGGGACGGCAAAGTTGCCGGGCTGGAAACGCTGGATACCAAGTGGGTCTTCGACCAGAGCGGACGATTCAACCCGGCTTTCCTGGAAGGCAGCGAAAAGCAACTCGAGTGCGACACCCTGATCATGGCGATCGGGCAATCCGCCAACCTTGATTTCCTGCGCCCTGAAGACGGCGTGCAGACCTCGCCGCGCGGGCTGATCGCGGTCAACCGCGAAACGCTCATGACCAGTGCTTCCGGAGTCTTCGCGGGCGGCGATTGTGTTTTCGGCCCCCGGCTGATCATCGACAGCGTGGGCGACGGCAAGCGCGCGGCCATTGCGATTGACGAATTTCTGCGCGGCCGCAAACATCCCGAACCGGTGATCGAGGTCAGCATCCTCGACCGTCACCGCATGTTCGCCGACTTCATGGACATCCCCCGCCAGGCCGTGCCCATGCTGCCGCTGGAGCGCCGCACCGGCGTGACCGAAGTCGAGATTGGCTTCGATGAAGAATCGGCGATGGCCGAGGCGCGCCGCTGCCTACGCTGCTGGATCAATACCGTTTTCGATGGCAATGCGGAAGACGGCACCGAGTGCGTGCTGTGTGGCGGCTGCGTCGATGTTTGTCCGGAGAACTGCCTCAGCCTGGTGTCGCTCGACCGGATTGGTTTTGAGCCCGGCGCCCTGGAGATGCTCCGCGACAACGCGCAGGTTTTTGGCGTCGAGTTGAACGACATTGCCGCCGAGGAACTGGGCGTGATCGGCGGATCGGCAATGATCAAGGATGAGACCCGCTGTATCCGCTGCGGTTTGTGCGCGCTGCGCTGCCCGGCCAACACCATCACCATGGAAGCGTACCGGCTGGCGTCAGCGGAACCGAGCGGGCTGATTCCGCTGCAGGCGATGGACGTAAAGCCGGCCGCGGAAATGCCACGGAAGTGA